In the genome of Eggerthella sp. YY7918, one region contains:
- a CDS encoding cation-translocating P-type ATPase, whose protein sequence is MGDPAFRLSAEEVFERQQTSHEGLTTAEAARRLAEYGPNELEETGKKSIFALFVDQFKDLLVIILIVAAVVSAVAGNVESTIVILVVLVLNAVLGVVQTLKAEQSLASLRSMSAPVAKVVRAGELVVIPAADVVPGDVLVLEAGDLVSADGRVVENFSLKVNESALTGESDSVDKDALPIETEHVAIGDQINMVFSGSLVTYGRATVVVTATGMQTELGRIATLMNETKQRMTPLQRSLDEFSKRLAVAVIAVCVVVFLLSIFRSGTPVIDALMFAVALAVAAIPEALSSIVTIVLAIGTQKMAKQNAIIKDLKAVESLGSVSVICSDKTGTLTQNRMTVQKLYASGEIVDVSEVDFNDPAQRELVRIGLLASDAVTDEVAGTSIGDPTEVALVRIGDALGIDEGAFRAEHPRLRELAFDSDRKLMSTLHVLEDTPKLLTKGALDVLLDRAEFIVGPDGPIPATPERKAAVLQVNEDLSRQGLRVLAFAERELDEVRDIDFGDEQGYTFVGLAAMMDPPRPESVQAVADAHAAGIRTIMITGDHKTTAAAIARMIGIMDEGDEAVEGIELDAMSDAQLDERLPHISVYARVSPEHKIRIVDAWQRRGTIVSMTGDGVNDAPALKQADIGVAMGITGTEVSKDAASMILVDDNFATIVKAVANGRSVYANIKNAVRFLLSGNMAGILCVLFASVAGLPAPFAPVHLLFINLLTDSLPAIAIGMEPAHDDVMKRPPRDPKHPLLDRDLAVRILVQGALIAIATMCAFGLGMTSSGLPVAMTMAFATLSLARLFHGFNCRGSAPIWRLGLFTNPYVIGAFFGGVALLALALFLPLLHPLLEVAHLTTAQVGIIAALAFAPTLLIQIYRGLRDVFISRSGK, encoded by the coding sequence ATGGGCGATCCGGCGTTTCGCCTCTCGGCAGAAGAGGTGTTCGAACGACAGCAGACTTCGCATGAAGGTTTGACGACGGCGGAAGCCGCACGACGCTTGGCCGAGTACGGCCCCAACGAACTTGAAGAGACCGGCAAGAAAAGCATCTTTGCCCTGTTCGTCGACCAGTTCAAAGACCTGCTTGTGATCATTCTTATAGTAGCGGCCGTCGTTTCGGCTGTTGCGGGCAACGTTGAAAGCACTATCGTTATCCTGGTCGTGCTCGTGCTGAACGCTGTGCTTGGCGTTGTACAAACGCTCAAAGCTGAACAGTCCCTGGCCAGTTTGCGTTCCATGAGCGCACCTGTGGCGAAGGTTGTGCGTGCGGGAGAGCTGGTGGTCATCCCCGCTGCCGACGTGGTGCCGGGAGATGTGCTGGTGCTTGAGGCGGGCGACCTTGTTTCGGCCGATGGGCGCGTGGTTGAGAACTTCTCGCTCAAGGTGAACGAAAGCGCTTTAACGGGTGAAAGCGACAGCGTTGATAAGGATGCGCTGCCTATCGAAACCGAACACGTTGCCATTGGGGACCAGATCAACATGGTGTTCTCGGGCTCGCTTGTCACCTACGGCCGCGCTACGGTGGTGGTTACCGCTACCGGGATGCAGACCGAGCTGGGCCGTATCGCAACGCTCATGAATGAGACGAAGCAGCGGATGACCCCTCTGCAGCGCAGCCTTGACGAATTCTCAAAGCGGCTGGCGGTTGCTGTTATCGCTGTATGCGTGGTGGTGTTTCTGCTCTCCATTTTCCGCAGCGGCACGCCGGTGATCGACGCGCTCATGTTCGCCGTTGCCCTAGCGGTGGCGGCCATCCCCGAGGCGCTCAGCTCGATTGTGACCATCGTGCTGGCAATCGGCACGCAGAAAATGGCGAAGCAAAACGCCATCATCAAAGATCTCAAGGCGGTCGAATCGTTGGGAAGCGTGTCGGTTATCTGCTCGGACAAAACGGGCACGTTGACGCAAAACCGCATGACGGTGCAAAAGCTGTACGCCAGCGGAGAAATCGTGGACGTGAGCGAGGTCGACTTCAACGACCCTGCGCAGCGCGAGCTGGTACGTATCGGCCTTCTGGCGAGCGATGCGGTTACCGACGAGGTTGCGGGTACGTCTATTGGGGATCCCACCGAAGTGGCGCTTGTGCGCATTGGCGACGCGCTTGGCATCGATGAAGGGGCGTTTCGCGCCGAGCATCCGCGTCTGCGCGAGCTTGCGTTTGATTCCGACCGCAAGCTTATGAGTACGCTTCATGTTTTGGAAGACACGCCCAAGCTTTTGACAAAAGGCGCGCTCGACGTGCTGCTCGACCGCGCCGAGTTCATTGTTGGGCCCGACGGGCCCATTCCTGCCACGCCCGAGCGCAAGGCGGCGGTGCTGCAGGTGAACGAAGACTTATCGCGTCAGGGCCTGCGCGTGCTTGCGTTTGCCGAACGCGAGCTCGACGAGGTGCGCGATATCGACTTCGGCGACGAGCAGGGCTACACCTTTGTGGGGCTTGCGGCCATGATGGATCCGCCTCGTCCCGAATCGGTGCAGGCGGTGGCCGATGCCCATGCGGCAGGTATTCGTACCATCATGATCACCGGCGATCATAAGACCACGGCGGCGGCCATCGCACGCATGATTGGCATTATGGACGAGGGCGACGAAGCGGTGGAGGGTATCGAGCTCGACGCGATGAGCGACGCGCAGCTTGACGAGCGTCTCCCTCATATTTCGGTGTACGCGCGTGTGTCGCCGGAGCACAAGATCCGTATTGTCGATGCGTGGCAGCGCCGCGGTACCATCGTGTCGATGACGGGCGACGGCGTGAACGACGCACCCGCACTCAAGCAGGCTGACATCGGGGTGGCCATGGGTATCACCGGCACCGAGGTGAGCAAGGATGCGGCCTCGATGATCCTTGTCGACGATAACTTCGCGACCATCGTGAAAGCGGTCGCTAATGGCCGCAGCGTGTATGCGAACATCAAAAACGCCGTACGGTTTTTGCTTTCCGGCAATATGGCAGGCATCTTGTGCGTGCTGTTCGCTTCGGTGGCGGGGCTGCCCGCGCCCTTTGCTCCGGTACATTTGCTGTTCATCAATCTGCTTACGGACAGCCTGCCTGCCATCGCCATCGGGATGGAACCCGCTCACGACGACGTGATGAAAAGGCCGCCGCGCGATCCGAAGCACCCGCTGCTTGACCGCGACCTTGCCGTGCGCATTCTTGTCCAAGGCGCACTCATCGCCATTGCCACCATGTGCGCGTTTGGCCTTGGCATGACATCGTCTGGTTTGCCGGTTGCTATGACGATGGCGTTTGCCACCTTATCGCTTGCGCGGCTCTTCCACGGATTCAATTGTCGCGGAAGTGCGCCCATCTGGCGGCTGGGGCTGTTCACGAATCCTTATGTGATCGGGGCGTTCTTCGGTGGGGTGGCGCTGCTTGCACTCGCGCTGTTCCTGCCCCTTCTTCACCCGCTTTTGGAGGTGGCACACCTCACGACAGCTCAGGTGGGAATCATTGCCGCGCTCGCCTTCGCGCCCACGCTTCTCATCCAGATCTATCGTGGTCTGCGCGATGTCTTCATCTCACGAAGCGGGAAGTAA